From Apium graveolens cultivar Ventura unplaced genomic scaffold, ASM990537v1 ctg3885, whole genome shotgun sequence:
ACAAATCAACctttgagaaacatcattcacaatCCTAAATCCAATGGGAAGCTAATCAAATGGGCCATGTAGCTGGGGGAATTTGATATTAAGTACAAGCCATGAACGGAGATAAAAGCCTAGGTCTTGGCTGACTTCGTAGTTGAGTGTACCATTgtcaaccaagaagtcgggggggcaggaagatactacACCTCAGGACATGAAGGGCAAGGAGGAAGAAAAGTTGAACACAAACAAGGAAATTCTGGGtactctattttgatggggcatcaaaaacaaattcaagtggagcagggttagttttacaaagccccgacgGGTTCctaattgaatatgctatgaagttagattttccTATCATGAACAATGAGACTGAGTATGAAGCTCCTATCGCTGGACTAGGCCTAGCTGGGACATTGAAGGTCAAGAACTTGAAAGTGTGTGGGGATTTGAAACTTGTAGTGTCCCGGGTCAAGGGAGAGTTCGAAGCAAGAGACGAGACCATGGAGAAGTATGTACACCTAGTGagagctgtgatgactcaattcgacGAGTGTCATATCGATTATATCCCAAGAGAAGAAAATGTTAAGGTGGATGCATTGTCCAAATTTGCTTCCTCGGAAGTGGAAGAAAGTTCTGGGAGTGTGTACTTTCGTGTCTTAAAAatacggagcattgatgttaagttTGTTGCCCCCATAGGGCTTGGGggatcatggatagatcccattaaggcccatatgCAAACTGGATGGCTCCCAAATGATGTGATGGAAGCGCAAAAATTAGCTGTGCAAGCACTGAGATACTATTTGATCGAAGGAATCTTATACAAGAGATCTTATGTGTTTCCTTACCTTAAATGCCTTAGGCCCGACGAGGCGCGATTGGCCCttaaagaagtacatgaaggtatttgtggacaacacttggagACAGGGCCCTTGCGCacaagataactcgtttaggcatctactggccagaaatgatggttaATGCCAAAGACTATATGAATAAGTGTGATTGTTATCAAAAGAATGCACCGATTGTTcgacaacctcccgagatgctaACTTTCATAAATTATCCTGTTATCttcgccatgtggggaatggatattcaCGGGCCATTTCCCATGGCCACTGCGCAAAGAAAGTTCTTGATTGTGGCTATTGACTACTTCACGAAGTGGATCGAGGCCAAGCCTTTAGCCAAAATTACGACCAAGCAGGTTACACAATTCTtatgggaaaatatcatgtgcatATATGGAATTCCTCGTATCTTGGTaactgtaatatcccatattttcaaatattattattataattatttggcCATCTGGTTCACCGGTACTACCAAAAATCTTGATaactgtaatatcccatatt
This genomic window contains:
- the LOC141701462 gene encoding uncharacterized protein LOC141701462; the protein is MNNETEYEAPIAGLGLAGTLKVKNLKVCGDLKLVVSRVKGEFEARDETMEKYVHLVRAVMTQFDECHIDYIPREENVKVDALSKFASSEVEESSGSVYFRVLKIRSIDVKFVAPIGLGGSWIDPIKAHMQTGWLPNDVMEAQKLAVQALRYYLIEGILYKRSYVFPYLKCLRPDEARLALKEVHEGICGQHLETGPLRTR